In Microbacterium maritypicum, the following are encoded in one genomic region:
- the gyrB gene encoding DNA topoisomerase (ATP-hydrolyzing) subunit B, which yields MTPESPADETESNTGGTSDPIDGSETTSNTISPKIKQPGEYGADSIQILEGLEAVRKRPGMYIGSTGPRGLHHLVYEIVDNSVDEALAGYADTISVTMLADGGVRVVDNGRGIPVDPHSSDPNKSTVEVVLTILHAGGKFGGGAYAVSGGLHGVGSSVVNALSTRFDVEVKQKGFVWRHSFADGGIPQQKLEKGEATDETGTSITFWPDASIFTESIDFDYDTLRTRFQQMAFLNKGLRIDLRDERESSAYEVEEEGATITKQPGDVFFYERGLVDYVEYLNKVRHAEVVNDEIIAFESEDTQRKISLEVAMQWTTSYTENVFTYANTINTHEGGTHEEGFRAALTTLVNKYARANNILKEKDDNLSGDDVREGLTAVISIKLGEPQFEGQTKTKLGNTEAKAFVQKVVGDQLGDWFERNPVQAKNIIRKALDAATARLAARKARETARRKSVFESAAMPDKLKDCTSKDPSISEIFLVEGDSAGGSAVQGRDPHTQAILALRGKILNVERARLDKALGNKEVQAMIQAFGTGIGEEFDIEKARYHKIVLMADADVDGQHITTLLLTLLFRYMRGLIEAGFVYLAMPPLYRLKWSNSPHEYVFSDAERDALLKHGLDNGKRIPKDAGIQRYKGLGEMNPKELWETTMDHTTRTLQQITIEDAAAADEIFSVLMGEDVESRRSFIQRNAKDVRFLDI from the coding sequence ATGACGCCTGAATCCCCTGCTGACGAGACGGAATCGAACACCGGGGGAACCTCCGACCCCATCGACGGCTCCGAGACCACGAGCAACACGATCTCTCCCAAGATCAAGCAGCCCGGCGAGTACGGAGCCGACTCGATCCAGATCCTCGAAGGCCTCGAGGCGGTGCGCAAGCGACCCGGTATGTACATCGGGTCCACGGGTCCGCGCGGTCTGCACCACCTGGTCTACGAGATCGTCGACAACTCGGTCGATGAAGCACTCGCCGGATACGCCGACACGATCTCGGTGACGATGCTCGCCGACGGCGGCGTCCGCGTGGTCGACAACGGTCGTGGCATCCCGGTCGACCCGCACTCCTCCGACCCGAACAAGTCCACGGTCGAGGTCGTGTTGACGATCCTGCACGCCGGTGGAAAGTTCGGCGGCGGCGCCTACGCCGTCTCCGGTGGTCTGCACGGTGTCGGCTCCTCGGTCGTGAACGCGCTGTCGACCCGCTTCGACGTCGAGGTCAAGCAGAAGGGCTTCGTCTGGCGCCACTCCTTCGCCGACGGCGGCATCCCGCAGCAGAAGCTCGAGAAGGGCGAGGCGACCGACGAGACCGGTACCAGCATCACGTTCTGGCCGGACGCGTCGATCTTCACCGAATCGATCGACTTCGACTACGACACACTGCGCACGCGGTTCCAGCAGATGGCGTTCCTCAACAAGGGATTGCGCATCGATCTGCGCGACGAGCGCGAGTCCTCGGCCTATGAGGTGGAGGAAGAGGGCGCGACGATCACGAAGCAGCCCGGCGATGTCTTCTTCTACGAGCGCGGACTCGTCGACTACGTCGAGTACCTCAACAAGGTGCGCCATGCCGAGGTCGTGAACGACGAGATCATCGCGTTCGAGTCGGAGGACACGCAGCGCAAGATCTCCCTCGAGGTCGCCATGCAGTGGACCACCTCGTACACCGAGAACGTCTTCACCTACGCCAACACGATCAACACCCACGAGGGCGGAACGCACGAGGAAGGCTTCCGCGCGGCGCTCACGACCCTGGTGAACAAGTACGCCCGTGCGAACAACATCCTCAAGGAGAAGGACGACAACCTCTCCGGCGACGACGTGCGCGAGGGACTCACGGCGGTCATCTCGATCAAGCTGGGCGAGCCGCAGTTCGAGGGTCAGACCAAGACCAAGCTCGGCAACACCGAGGCGAAGGCTTTCGTGCAGAAGGTCGTCGGCGATCAGCTCGGAGACTGGTTCGAACGCAACCCGGTCCAGGCCAAGAACATCATCCGCAAGGCTCTCGACGCGGCGACCGCTCGCCTCGCCGCCCGCAAGGCCCGCGAGACCGCACGTCGCAAGAGCGTCTTCGAGTCGGCGGCCATGCCGGACAAGCTCAAGGACTGCACGAGCAAGGATCCGTCGATCAGCGAGATCTTCCTCGTCGAGGGTGACTCGGCCGGTGGTTCCGCCGTGCAGGGTCGCGACCCGCACACCCAGGCGATCCTGGCGCTCCGCGGCAAGATCCTCAACGTCGAGCGCGCGCGTCTCGACAAGGCCCTGGGCAACAAGGAAGTCCAGGCGATGATCCAGGCCTTCGGCACGGGCATCGGCGAAGAGTTCGACATCGAGAAGGCGCGCTATCACAAGATCGTGTTGATGGCCGATGCCGACGTCGACGGCCAGCACATCACCACGCTGCTGCTCACGCTGCTGTTCCGCTACATGCGCGGACTCATCGAGGCCGGCTTCGTGTATCTCGCGATGCCGCCGCTGTACCGACTGAAGTGGTCGAACTCCCCGCACGAGTACGTGTTCAGCGATGCCGAGCGCGACGCCCTGCTCAAGCACGGCCTCGACAACGGCAAGCGGATCCCGAAGGACGCCGGCATCCAGCGCTACAAGGGTCTCGGTGAGATGAACCCGAAGGAGCTGTGGGAGACGACGATGGATCACACCACGCGCACCCTGCAGCAGATCACCATCGAGGATGCCGCCGCCGCCGACGAGATCTTCAGCGTGCTGATGGGTGAAGACGTCGAGTCCCGACGCAGCTTCATCCAGCGCAACGCCAAGGACGTCCGCTTCCTCGACATCTGA
- a CDS encoding DUF721 domain-containing protein: MTDAASTPPVEVPETVGTYLRLRGLQPSSKSWKRKRRIVTDDDNAPFTPGRDPGALGAVLDKLSRDSGWQITLAREDLVRQWADLAGADTAKHSEPVSLERGLLTVKCDSTAWAKNLQFMRATILTEIGRRYPDAGVENLRFIGPDVPSWKWGPRVVPGRGPRDTYG; the protein is encoded by the coding sequence ATGACTGACGCCGCGTCGACTCCGCCGGTCGAAGTGCCGGAGACGGTGGGCACGTACCTGCGCCTGCGCGGGCTGCAGCCGAGCTCGAAGAGCTGGAAGCGCAAGCGCCGCATCGTCACCGACGACGACAACGCGCCGTTCACCCCGGGTCGGGATCCGGGTGCACTCGGCGCGGTGCTCGACAAGCTGAGTCGGGACTCCGGCTGGCAGATCACGCTCGCCCGTGAGGACCTGGTCCGGCAGTGGGCCGATCTGGCGGGCGCCGATACCGCGAAGCACTCCGAACCGGTCTCTCTCGAGCGCGGATTGCTCACCGTGAAGTGCGACTCGACGGCCTGGGCGAAGAACCTCCAGTTCATGCGGGCGACCATCCTCACCGAGATCGGCCGTCGCTATCCCGACGCGGGTGTCGAGAACCTCCGCTTCATCGGACCGGACGTCCCCTCCTGGAAATGGGGTCCCAGAGTCGTTCCAGGGCGGGGCCCGCGCGACACCTACGGGTAG
- the recF gene encoding DNA replication/repair protein RecF, with product MIVEHLSLVDFRNYATAELALHPGPNVLVGRNGQGKTNLAEAVVFLATLGSHRVSSDAPMVRDGQEFAVIRARLSHGERRVLAEVQVNRQGSNKARINGSPSKPNELPRYAHVVLFAPEDLQIVRGDPSARRRFMDQLLIQRIPRISAVLADYDRVLKQRNALLKSARARGIRGEGLSTLDVWDDKLVALGSEIITVRQRLAADLQQPVADAYEAIAGADHRPQLEWALSVGGGDPEEGEDGASGAEESPASGKLSDPQHIAELFRASLAAKRSSELDRGLTLTGPHRDDLVLRVRDLPVKGYASHGESWSVALALRLASAELLRSESPAGDPVLILDDVFAELDADRRQRLATLTAGYEQVVVTAAVEEDIPEVLHAHVVRISAGTISDEREATDD from the coding sequence GTGATCGTGGAACACCTGAGCTTGGTCGACTTCCGCAATTACGCGACCGCTGAACTCGCGCTCCACCCCGGCCCGAACGTGCTTGTCGGTCGAAACGGGCAGGGCAAGACGAATCTCGCCGAGGCGGTGGTCTTCCTCGCGACCCTCGGTTCGCACCGGGTGTCGTCGGATGCGCCCATGGTGCGCGACGGCCAGGAGTTCGCGGTCATCCGTGCGCGGCTCTCGCATGGCGAACGGCGGGTTCTCGCCGAGGTGCAGGTGAATCGGCAGGGGTCGAACAAGGCCCGCATCAACGGCTCGCCGTCGAAGCCGAACGAGCTTCCGCGCTACGCGCATGTGGTGCTCTTCGCCCCGGAAGATCTGCAGATCGTGCGTGGCGATCCTTCCGCGCGCCGCCGATTCATGGATCAGCTGCTCATTCAGCGTATCCCCCGCATCTCGGCCGTGCTCGCGGACTACGACCGCGTGCTCAAGCAGCGCAACGCCCTGCTCAAGTCGGCGCGAGCTCGCGGCATCCGCGGTGAGGGTCTGAGCACGCTCGATGTCTGGGATGACAAGCTCGTCGCACTCGGTTCCGAGATCATCACGGTGCGCCAGCGGTTGGCTGCGGATCTTCAGCAGCCGGTGGCCGACGCGTATGAGGCCATCGCCGGCGCCGATCATCGTCCGCAGTTGGAGTGGGCGCTGTCGGTCGGCGGTGGGGATCCCGAAGAGGGAGAGGACGGAGCGTCGGGCGCGGAGGAATCCCCTGCCAGCGGCAAGCTCAGTGATCCGCAGCACATCGCGGAACTCTTCCGTGCCTCGTTGGCAGCCAAGCGGTCGAGCGAGCTCGATCGCGGTCTCACACTCACAGGTCCGCATCGTGACGACCTGGTCCTGCGTGTGCGTGATCTCCCGGTGAAGGGTTACGCCTCACACGGCGAATCCTGGTCGGTCGCGCTCGCGCTCCGACTGGCGTCCGCCGAGTTGTTGCGCAGCGAGTCCCCCGCCGGAGATCCGGTGCTGATCCTCGACGATGTCTTCGCCGAACTCGATGCCGACCGACGACAGCGACTCGCGACCCTGACGGCGGGCTACGAGCAGGTGGTGGTCACGGCGGCGGTGGAGGAGGATATCCCCGAGGTGCTGCATGCCCACGTCGTGCGGATCAGTGCCGGGACGATCAGCGACGAGCGGGAGGCTACGGATGACTGA
- a CDS encoding amidase family protein yields MTRRDGTAQRSNNERDKTVKKTMLRAVAIVSVAGTAIVGLGMASSSATAAALPAAVSLPPYYSQLDVTGDAMVTAEDLEIAGDSLGLTTASPDWSSVSILDTDADGELTILDLADLSQRIIYDDGPFELVEATVIDMQSAMNAGVASSQSITQEYLDRIEAYDRAVVPGGSRPLNSIITVNPKALDAAAEADEIRASQGMTSMLLGVPIALKDNYGTVDMVTTGGCACWNENQTTTDASMVSGLRSDGAVIMAKASLDEFAYGFVSEFSSFQEPGSTSLVASPYDTTKTAGGSSGGTGAAVAANFAALGFGTDTGGSIRVPSSYNQLVGVRPTVGLASRDGIIPLALSQDTGGPMARSVIDAAIALDAVVGVDEADPVTARQQGLVPDSYTSFLDPDALQGARIAFIPSMVGTNSGTVRLFSEATAALTAQGATIVPVTPPAGFAAVLNEGSGSTNEFRHDLDEYIATHLGPEVEARTLTDILATNSFVTSRRSIYEARNAVTDATYEAWAGDTGSHTVQIAAGKTLVTQMMEDLDLDAIVYPSTNAYGTQGTNMRLSPNTGMPSVTVPMGRTIEGESLPGSGVNLEFLGRDFDEGTLLGLAYAFEKTTGARTSPSLYGPLP; encoded by the coding sequence ATGACCCGGCGTGACGGCACGGCACAACGATCGAACAACGAGAGAGACAAGACCGTGAAGAAGACCATGCTCAGGGCCGTCGCCATCGTGTCGGTGGCAGGTACGGCGATCGTCGGCCTCGGCATGGCGAGCAGCTCGGCGACCGCAGCGGCGTTGCCGGCCGCTGTGAGCCTTCCGCCGTATTACAGCCAGCTCGATGTGACGGGTGATGCGATGGTCACCGCCGAAGACCTGGAGATCGCAGGGGATTCGCTCGGTCTGACGACAGCTTCGCCAGACTGGTCGAGCGTGTCCATCCTGGATACCGATGCCGACGGTGAGCTCACGATTCTCGATCTCGCAGATCTGTCGCAGCGCATCATCTACGACGACGGGCCCTTCGAGCTCGTCGAAGCGACGGTGATCGACATGCAGTCAGCCATGAATGCGGGAGTCGCGAGTTCGCAGAGCATCACGCAGGAGTACCTCGATCGGATCGAGGCATACGACCGTGCCGTCGTACCGGGCGGAAGTCGTCCGCTCAACTCGATCATCACGGTGAACCCGAAGGCGCTCGATGCGGCAGCGGAGGCCGATGAGATCCGTGCGTCCCAGGGTATGACGAGCATGTTGCTGGGTGTCCCGATCGCGCTGAAGGACAACTACGGCACGGTCGACATGGTGACGACCGGTGGATGCGCGTGCTGGAACGAGAACCAGACGACCACCGACGCCTCGATGGTCAGCGGTCTCCGCAGCGACGGTGCCGTGATCATGGCGAAGGCGAGCCTCGACGAGTTCGCCTACGGGTTCGTCTCCGAGTTCTCGTCGTTCCAGGAACCGGGTTCGACATCTCTCGTGGCGAGCCCGTACGACACCACGAAGACGGCCGGCGGGTCCAGCGGAGGGACGGGCGCCGCCGTCGCGGCCAATTTCGCCGCGCTCGGCTTCGGCACCGACACCGGCGGATCGATCAGGGTCCCGTCGTCGTACAACCAGCTCGTCGGAGTTCGTCCCACCGTCGGTCTGGCGAGCCGTGACGGCATCATCCCGCTGGCGCTTTCGCAGGACACGGGCGGACCGATGGCCCGATCGGTCATCGACGCGGCCATCGCACTCGACGCGGTGGTCGGAGTCGACGAAGCCGATCCTGTCACCGCACGGCAGCAGGGACTGGTCCCCGATTCGTACACCTCGTTCCTCGACCCGGATGCGCTGCAGGGTGCGCGCATCGCCTTCATCCCCTCGATGGTCGGGACCAATTCCGGCACCGTCCGCCTCTTCTCGGAGGCGACTGCGGCGCTGACCGCCCAGGGCGCGACCATCGTGCCCGTGACGCCGCCGGCAGGTTTCGCCGCCGTGCTCAACGAGGGATCCGGATCGACGAACGAGTTCCGACACGACCTCGACGAGTACATCGCCACCCATCTCGGTCCCGAGGTCGAGGCACGGACGCTCACGGACATCCTCGCGACGAACAGCTTCGTGACGTCTCGGCGATCGATCTACGAGGCACGCAACGCCGTCACCGACGCGACGTACGAGGCGTGGGCCGGCGACACCGGCTCGCACACGGTGCAGATCGCGGCGGGCAAGACCCTCGTGACCCAGATGATGGAGGATCTCGATCTCGACGCGATCGTCTATCCGAGCACGAACGCATATGGGACCCAGGGGACGAACATGAGATTGAGCCCGAACACCGGGATGCCGTCCGTGACCGTTCCGATGGGTCGGACGATCGAGGGTGAGTCTCTTCCCGGCAGCGGCGTGAACCTGGAGTTCCTCGGACGGGACTTCGACGAGGGCACCTTGCTGGGGCTCGCGTATGCGTTCGAGAAGACCACGGGCGCCCGCACCTCGCCGTCGCTCTACGGACCGCTTCCGTGA